A window from Bacteroidota bacterium encodes these proteins:
- a CDS encoding DoxX family protein → MFRNWTTQTIRILVGLLFVFSGLIKVNDPHGFAYKLIEYFEVFQQDFSFPAAFFIESAFGLAALIAVFECVLGMLLLTGWLRRFTTLSIFGLIVFFTALTFYSWYFNKVQDCGCFGDFLHLTPYQSFIKDVVLLVLISYLFLYPSRIRPLLGNKKTNALLSVVLCASFPIIVLSTLNSGPVVDLLGACVGCDFKAHTENPNGPKGIKEWIPLDSECAQNGMQGWSVLVVVKQLEDEEPGLYAQLKDTHASLDSQKVSFFLTTASLSSVLKPWKEQHKPAYCIARNGGDVLKTIIRNNKGALLLKDGVVVEKWVGQVPDAADIQRLTEQ, encoded by the coding sequence ATGTTTCGCAATTGGACTACCCAAACCATACGTATACTCGTTGGACTGCTTTTTGTTTTTTCCGGGCTAATCAAGGTGAATGACCCGCATGGTTTTGCCTATAAGCTGATCGAGTATTTCGAGGTCTTTCAGCAGGATTTCAGCTTTCCGGCAGCCTTTTTCATTGAATCGGCCTTCGGGCTAGCCGCCCTTATAGCCGTATTCGAGTGTGTACTGGGTATGCTACTGCTCACAGGCTGGCTGCGGCGCTTCACTACACTGTCCATTTTCGGGCTGATTGTTTTCTTTACGGCCCTCACCTTTTACAGCTGGTATTTCAACAAGGTACAGGACTGTGGCTGCTTCGGCGATTTTCTGCACCTCACGCCCTATCAGTCCTTTATCAAGGACGTAGTGCTGCTGGTGCTGATTAGCTACCTGTTCTTGTATCCCAGTCGCATACGTCCGCTTTTGGGCAATAAAAAAACAAATGCCCTGCTGAGTGTGGTGCTGTGTGCCAGTTTCCCCATAATCGTGCTATCCACCCTGAACAGTGGGCCTGTAGTAGACCTGCTGGGGGCCTGTGTGGGCTGCGACTTCAAAGCGCACACAGAAAACCCCAACGGCCCCAAGGGCATCAAGGAATGGATACCCCTGGACAGCGAGTGTGCGCAGAACGGCATGCAGGGCTGGAGCGTGCTGGTGGTAGTAAAGCAGCTGGAAGATGAAGAGCCGGGGCTGTATGCCCAGCTGAAAGATACCCATGCCAGCCTGGACAGCCAGAAAGTGAGCTTCTTCCTCACCACCGCCAGCCTGAGCAGCGTGCTGAAACCCTGGAAGGAACAGCACAAACCTGCCTACTGCATAGCACGCAATGGCGGCGATGTACTCAAGACCATTATTCGGAACAACAAGGGAGCCCTGCTGCTGAAGGATGGCGTAGTAGTGGAGAAATGGGTGGGACAGGTACCCGATGCGGCCGACATTCAGCGCCTGACAGAGCAATAG
- a CDS encoding oligosaccharide flippase family protein, whose protein sequence is MSVKTLARQTAIYGLSSIGSRLINWGLTPLYTYYLTTGEYGVYSDLLTFAFYGIVVLTFGLETAYFNYYPKSRNGDRIYATAFSWILLLSSIFLLLSLPFHVQIAGLMGYGNDTQLVWMLLLITALDSLGALPMAALRMQERAVRFASITLSHILLMVALNLIFFLTLEPTVFYIFLANLFASGLRLALSLHNNLPRLKLVERRTLSLMCTYGFWFMVSGMLGVMSVQLDRNLITRLWPDGQLWQGKAYTGAELNGIYSAIYKVAIIITLFTTAYRAAAEPFLFRQAKKKNSLENTARIFNYFTMIKIFIMLVTGCLAYEIVSFNGFGLLSFSFIHPDYWPGLQAVPLLLAANVFWGAHLSLGIWYKVKAKLNYALLISAVGAVVTIGLNSLLIPYMGFMGAAVATLVSYATLAILSYKWGNRYYPVPYQVNRLLVYGLIAFALVWGFMELTLAGYTQGWFSLLKIGCCVAFIWIVRRLERNNLMRTHFAED, encoded by the coding sequence ATGAGTGTAAAAACCCTGGCCCGGCAAACAGCCATCTATGGGCTTAGCTCGATCGGGAGCCGCCTCATTAACTGGGGCCTAACGCCCCTGTACACCTACTACCTGACCACGGGTGAGTACGGGGTGTACTCCGACCTGCTCACCTTTGCCTTTTACGGCATTGTCGTGCTCACATTTGGGCTGGAAACGGCCTATTTCAACTACTACCCCAAGAGCCGGAACGGAGACCGCATTTATGCCACGGCCTTTAGCTGGATCCTGCTGCTTAGCAGCATCTTCTTGCTGCTTTCACTGCCGTTTCACGTACAGATTGCCGGCCTCATGGGCTACGGCAATGACACGCAGCTGGTTTGGATGCTGCTGCTCATCACAGCCCTGGATTCACTGGGAGCACTGCCCATGGCAGCCCTGCGTATGCAGGAGCGGGCCGTACGCTTTGCCTCCATCACCCTAAGCCATATCCTACTGATGGTGGCGCTGAATCTGATTTTTTTTCTGACGCTGGAGCCCACGGTGTTTTATATCTTTCTGGCCAACCTGTTTGCCAGCGGGCTAAGGCTAGCCCTGAGCCTACACAACAACCTACCCAGACTGAAGCTGGTAGAGAGGCGCACCCTGAGCCTAATGTGTACCTATGGATTCTGGTTTATGGTAAGCGGCATGCTGGGTGTAATGAGCGTGCAGCTGGACCGCAACCTGATTACACGCCTATGGCCGGATGGGCAGCTGTGGCAAGGCAAAGCCTATACCGGAGCGGAACTGAATGGAATCTATTCAGCCATATACAAGGTTGCCATTATCATCACACTTTTCACCACAGCCTATCGGGCGGCTGCCGAGCCATTCCTCTTCAGGCAGGCAAAAAAGAAGAATAGCTTGGAGAATACTGCGCGTATTTTCAACTATTTCACGATGATCAAGATCTTCATCATGCTGGTAACAGGCTGCCTGGCCTATGAGATAGTGAGCTTCAATGGCTTTGGGCTGCTGAGCTTTAGCTTTATCCACCCCGACTACTGGCCGGGCCTACAGGCGGTACCCCTGCTGTTAGCTGCCAATGTTTTCTGGGGTGCCCACCTTAGCTTAGGTATCTGGTACAAGGTAAAGGCCAAGCTCAATTACGCCCTGCTAATATCGGCAGTAGGAGCAGTGGTAACCATCGGGTTAAACAGCTTACTCATTCCATACATGGGCTTTATGGGGGCGGCTGTGGCTACCCTGGTCAGCTACGCTACCCTGGCTATATTGAGCTACAAATGGGGCAACCGGTACTACCCCGTACCCTACCAGGTGAACCGGCTGCTGGTGTACGGGCTCATTGCTTTTGCGCTGGTATGGGGCTTTATGGAGCTTACACTGGCGGGCTACACCCAGGGCTGGTTCAGCCTGCTGAAGATTGGTTGCTGTGTGGCCTTTATCTGGATCGTGCGGCGGCTGGAGCGGAACAACCTGATGCGCACGCACTTTGCCGAGGACTAG
- a CDS encoding RecX family transcriptional regulator, giving the protein MMPGLEPWLTRAQRYCAQQERSAMEVLMKLQGWGCPTPWALEILRLLQDERYQDEQRFASLYVRSKANQNQWGRQKIAAGLARKGVPGPIAEAALQALDGAEQQQRIQKLMRRKLAQLPPDSPQRYERVVRYLLQKGFSYPDIRAAWDVLLHEK; this is encoded by the coding sequence ATGATGCCAGGCCTGGAGCCCTGGCTGACCCGTGCGCAGCGCTACTGTGCGCAGCAGGAGCGCAGTGCTATGGAGGTACTGATGAAACTGCAGGGCTGGGGCTGCCCCACCCCATGGGCCCTGGAGATACTGAGGCTGCTACAGGATGAGCGCTACCAGGACGAGCAGCGCTTTGCCAGCCTGTATGTGCGCAGCAAGGCCAATCAAAACCAATGGGGTAGGCAAAAAATAGCCGCAGGCCTGGCCCGGAAGGGGGTGCCAGGGCCGATCGCCGAGGCTGCCCTGCAGGCCCTGGATGGGGCCGAGCAGCAGCAGCGCATCCAAAAACTGATGCGCCGAAAGCTGGCCCAGCTGCCGCCAGACAGCCCGCAGCGATACGAGCGCGTGGTACGCTATCTGCTGCAAAAGGGCTTCTCGTATCCCGACATCCGGGCGGCCTGGGACGTACTGCTTCACGAAAAATAA
- a CDS encoding MmcQ/YjbR family DNA-binding protein: protein MKELDTLQAYALAKPGSEPTMPFGDDALVLKVRGKIWMIIRLDSTPLYISVKCDPAQALELRARYAAVQPGYHLSKKHWNTICLDGSLPDVELRHWIDHSYELVVSALPKKERDTL from the coding sequence ATGAAAGAGCTAGATACCCTGCAGGCCTACGCCCTGGCCAAGCCGGGCAGCGAACCGACCATGCCCTTTGGCGACGACGCACTGGTGCTGAAGGTACGGGGCAAGATCTGGATGATTATTCGCCTGGATAGCACGCCCCTGTACATCAGTGTAAAGTGCGACCCGGCGCAGGCCCTGGAGCTGCGCGCGCGCTATGCGGCGGTGCAGCCGGGCTACCACCTGAGCAAGAAGCACTGGAATACCATCTGCCTGGATGGCAGCCTGCCCGATGTGGAGCTACGCCACTGGATAGACCATAGCTACGAGCTGGTTGTATCGGCCCTGCCAAAAAAGGAGCGAGATACCCTATGA
- a CDS encoding glycosyltransferase family 2 protein, whose product MPATVTLVLVNWNGKHLLQQFMPTLQPAGWPQLQLCMVDNASTDGSAAWLRTHYPDARLLQPAQNLGFAHGNNLAVEQIESTYVLLLNTDVACTPGWLAPLVALAEQNPRLAAVMPKIRSYRQPTCFEYAGAAGGWLDAWGFPFCRGRIFGTLEPDKGQYDDARPVFWASGACMLIRTSVIRQLGLFDQGFGAHMEEIDFCWRAQNAGYEIWVEPKSLVYHLGGASLPMGHPRKVFYNIRNSLLTYAKNAPLGSAVRMLGFRLCLDGVWGLVQLLRLRPALTWTVIRAHLSFWGRLRSAWRSRRLQPPRRLHQLAGYYPGSLLWQHYVRGKKTFRSLFRSL is encoded by the coding sequence GTGCCTGCTACGGTTACCCTTGTGCTTGTAAACTGGAACGGCAAACACCTGCTCCAGCAGTTTATGCCCACGCTACAGCCAGCCGGCTGGCCGCAGCTGCAGCTGTGTATGGTGGATAATGCCAGCACAGATGGCTCGGCAGCCTGGCTGCGCACACACTACCCCGATGCCCGCCTGCTGCAGCCTGCACAGAACCTGGGTTTTGCGCATGGAAACAACCTGGCCGTGGAGCAGATAGAGAGCACCTACGTACTGCTGCTGAACACCGATGTGGCCTGCACCCCAGGCTGGCTGGCCCCCCTGGTGGCGCTGGCCGAGCAAAATCCCCGCCTGGCCGCCGTTATGCCCAAAATCCGTTCCTATCGCCAGCCCACCTGCTTCGAGTACGCCGGGGCCGCAGGGGGCTGGCTCGATGCCTGGGGCTTTCCCTTTTGCCGGGGCCGTATTTTCGGCACACTGGAGCCAGACAAGGGGCAGTACGATGACGCGCGGCCTGTTTTCTGGGCATCTGGGGCCTGTATGCTCATACGCACCTCGGTTATTCGCCAGCTTGGCCTCTTCGACCAAGGATTCGGCGCACACATGGAGGAGATCGATTTCTGCTGGCGTGCCCAGAATGCAGGCTACGAAATATGGGTGGAGCCGAAAAGCCTGGTGTACCACCTGGGTGGAGCTAGCCTACCCATGGGCCACCCACGAAAGGTGTTTTACAACATCCGCAATAGCCTGCTGACGTATGCAAAGAATGCCCCCCTGGGCTCGGCAGTGCGGATGCTGGGCTTCCGCCTTTGCCTGGACGGAGTATGGGGCCTTGTGCAGCTGCTGCGCCTGCGCCCGGCACTTACCTGGACCGTTATTCGTGCCCACCTCTCCTTCTGGGGTAGGCTTCGTTCCGCCTGGCGCAGCCGCCGGCTGCAGCCTCCCCGTCGGCTGCACCAGCTGGCAGGCTACTACCCGGGCAGCCTGCTGTGGCAGCACTATGTGCGGGGCAAAAAAACCTTTCGATCCTTATTTCGATCCCTATGA
- a CDS encoding YbaB/EbfC family nucleoid-associated protein: MNIADMFGKMQEMQQRLEEAKKKLADITVEGMAGGGMVRVTANAARQILHVQLEADVLQDKEMLEDLIAAATNNALEKAEQAARQEMSKITQGMLPNIPGLDISQLGL; the protein is encoded by the coding sequence ATGAATATCGCAGATATGTTTGGCAAGATGCAGGAAATGCAGCAGCGCCTGGAAGAGGCAAAGAAGAAGCTGGCCGATATCACCGTAGAGGGCATGGCCGGCGGGGGCATGGTACGGGTAACAGCCAACGCCGCACGCCAGATCTTGCACGTACAGCTGGAGGCAGACGTGCTGCAGGACAAGGAAATGCTGGAAGATCTGATAGCCGCTGCCACCAATAACGCCCTGGAGAAGGCCGAGCAGGCCGCCCGGCAGGAAATGAGCAAGATTACCCAGGGCATGTTGCCCAACATACCGGGCCTGGATATTAGCCAACTCGGACTATAG
- a CDS encoding NFACT RNA binding domain-containing protein, which translates to MQHTVAYPVLWQLVYLSQPLVGSRCTAAFTQQRDELVLEWTAPAAAAPHHWRIGFGTFSYCLPVSHLARKRSNSADVLAPVVGQVLQKLEIAENDRVLALRFPHGTLYLAFFGPRGYACWQARQKADSPLFFRSPGQLDLAALSLVCPASLLPSVPPTHVPRWIDDAMRQYMQAHTYTPAHYLAHCCDGSATVGEQAGRPVFCLHPLPGLARLPLPEALATHVRQYYRQQQHQHRYARVAHWVHRQYRLATARHADREAALAALLAERPPEEIGHLLMANLHRIRPGMEAIELEDLYRAGVLRVQLDPLLPAAEQAARWYRKQKDRSKRLQWLQAQLPQLQAAAAAATQAFTDFQQVDGPEALKAFMSRYPQPEADTAATGDAPAAPFRRFEYQGFKILVGRNATSNDRLTFGYAHKHDLWLHARDVRGSHVVLRRAHAKQEVPPAVLEYAAGLAAWFSKQRRASLATVSYTERKYVRKHKKLAVGQVVLDREQTLLVAPQSPESPVTPA; encoded by the coding sequence ATGCAGCATACGGTAGCTTATCCGGTTCTTTGGCAGTTGGTGTACCTCAGCCAGCCGCTGGTGGGTAGCCGCTGCACGGCAGCCTTCACCCAGCAGCGCGATGAACTGGTGCTGGAGTGGACTGCCCCAGCCGCCGCCGCGCCACACCACTGGCGCATAGGGTTTGGCACGTTCAGCTACTGCCTGCCCGTATCGCACCTTGCCCGCAAGCGGAGCAATAGTGCCGATGTGCTGGCACCGGTGGTAGGCCAGGTTCTGCAGAAACTCGAAATAGCCGAGAACGACCGTGTATTGGCTCTGCGCTTTCCGCACGGAACGCTCTACCTGGCCTTCTTTGGCCCCCGTGGCTACGCCTGCTGGCAGGCCAGGCAGAAAGCCGACTCCCCCCTGTTTTTTCGTAGCCCGGGCCAGCTCGATCTTGCAGCTCTTAGCCTTGTTTGCCCTGCCAGCTTGCTGCCGTCTGTTCCCCCCACGCATGTGCCCAGGTGGATAGACGATGCCATGCGGCAGTATATGCAGGCGCACACGTACACCCCGGCCCACTACCTGGCCCACTGCTGCGATGGCAGTGCTACGGTGGGCGAGCAGGCGGGCCGCCCGGTTTTTTGCCTGCATCCCCTGCCGGGTTTGGCCCGCCTGCCCCTGCCCGAGGCCCTGGCCACCCATGTGCGCCAGTACTACCGGCAGCAGCAGCATCAGCACCGGTATGCCCGTGTGGCCCACTGGGTGCACCGGCAGTACCGCCTGGCTACCGCCCGCCATGCCGACCGGGAGGCGGCCCTGGCAGCCCTGCTGGCCGAGCGTCCGCCCGAAGAGATAGGCCACCTGCTGATGGCCAACCTTCATCGTATCCGGCCCGGTATGGAGGCAATCGAACTGGAAGACCTGTATCGGGCCGGGGTGCTGCGGGTGCAGCTGGACCCCCTGCTGCCCGCTGCCGAGCAGGCCGCCCGCTGGTACCGGAAGCAGAAGGACCGCAGCAAGCGCCTACAGTGGCTACAGGCCCAGCTGCCCCAGCTACAGGCCGCAGCTGCGGCGGCGACCCAGGCTTTTACCGATTTTCAGCAGGTAGATGGCCCGGAGGCACTCAAGGCCTTTATGAGCCGATACCCCCAGCCCGAAGCCGATACGGCTGCTACCGGGGATGCCCCCGCGGCCCCCTTTCGCCGCTTTGAATATCAGGGATTCAAAATCCTGGTAGGCCGGAATGCCACCAGCAACGACCGACTGACCTTTGGCTACGCCCACAAGCACGACCTGTGGCTGCATGCCCGAGACGTACGGGGTAGCCATGTGGTGCTCCGCCGGGCCCATGCGAAACAGGAGGTTCCGCCCGCCGTACTGGAATATGCCGCTGGCCTGGCAGCCTGGTTTAGCAAGCAGCGACGGGCCAGCCTGGCCACCGTGAGCTATACCGAACGCAAGTATGTGCGAAAGCACAAAAAGCTGGCTGTAGGCCAGGTAGTCCTGGACCGGGAACAGACCCTGCTGGTGGCCCCGCAGTCGCCGGAATCTCCCGTAACTCCGGCCTGA
- a CDS encoding peptide MFS transporter: METAKTGKGHPKGLYLLFTVEMWERFGYYGMRAILGLYMAAAVIQDPGKEGMAGLGLTEETAGLIANFFQAFVYLTPLLGGFLADAFIGQRRSILMGGLLMGLGYAMLAVSNDFYVFVFGLILITFGNGFFKPNISTVVGDLYEPGDKRKDTAFTIFYMGINLGALVAPIVCGWFRSPESGYMGYSWGFGAASAGMFLGLLVYVLFGKKYLGDAGMKPKTKKKAATASTPSTPLTKVEKDRIWALVILAVFNIAFWTGFDLAPTSITFFTENHVNKDMAGLFTFDTAYFQSLNPLMIVVFAPLFALLWTLLSKAKLEPNTPTKMGIGIVLAGAGFLFMYMAALEVEANSTVMASIWFVMFTYVFHTFGELCLSPIGLSMVTKLAPPRLGSLMMGVWFGSVFIANIFAGLLVFIRSNFNYSTFFLGIALVVMFLGLVLLLLSGRIRKMMHNIG; encoded by the coding sequence TTGGAAACTGCTAAAACCGGAAAAGGACACCCCAAGGGGTTGTACCTGCTCTTTACCGTAGAGATGTGGGAGCGCTTTGGCTACTATGGCATGCGCGCCATTCTGGGTCTCTACATGGCTGCCGCCGTGATACAGGATCCGGGCAAGGAAGGCATGGCGGGCCTGGGCCTTACCGAGGAAACGGCTGGCTTGATTGCCAACTTTTTTCAGGCCTTTGTTTACCTGACCCCCCTACTGGGTGGTTTTCTGGCCGATGCCTTCATTGGCCAGCGCAGGTCTATCCTGATGGGTGGCCTACTGATGGGGCTGGGATATGCCATGCTGGCGGTGAGCAACGATTTTTACGTGTTTGTTTTCGGCCTGATCCTGATCACATTCGGAAACGGCTTTTTTAAGCCCAACATCTCGACTGTGGTGGGAGACCTGTACGAGCCGGGCGATAAGCGCAAGGACACCGCCTTTACCATTTTTTACATGGGCATCAACCTGGGTGCACTGGTGGCACCCATTGTGTGCGGGTGGTTTCGTTCGCCCGAGTCGGGCTATATGGGCTACAGCTGGGGCTTTGGTGCAGCCAGCGCGGGTATGTTTCTGGGCCTGCTCGTCTATGTGCTTTTCGGAAAAAAATACCTGGGTGATGCCGGCATGAAGCCGAAGACAAAGAAAAAGGCCGCCACCGCCAGCACCCCATCCACCCCCCTTACCAAGGTGGAAAAAGACCGCATCTGGGCCCTGGTGATCCTGGCGGTGTTCAACATTGCCTTCTGGACCGGCTTCGACCTGGCCCCCACTTCCATCACCTTCTTTACCGAGAACCACGTAAACAAAGACATGGCCGGACTCTTCACCTTCGATACGGCCTACTTCCAGTCGCTCAATCCTTTGATGATCGTTGTCTTTGCCCCCCTGTTTGCCCTGCTGTGGACGCTGCTCTCCAAGGCAAAACTGGAACCCAATACGCCCACCAAAATGGGTATTGGCATCGTGTTGGCAGGTGCTGGCTTTCTTTTCATGTACATGGCTGCCCTGGAGGTGGAGGCCAATAGCACGGTAATGGCCAGCATCTGGTTTGTCATGTTCACGTACGTCTTCCATACTTTTGGCGAGCTCTGCCTCTCCCCCATTGGCCTATCCATGGTTACCAAGCTGGCACCGCCCCGGCTGGGTTCGCTTATGATGGGTGTCTGGTTTGGCAGCGTATTTATCGCCAACATCTTTGCCGGCCTGTTGGTGTTCATCCGCTCCAACTTCAACTACTCCACCTTCTTTCTAGGCATTGCGCTGGTGGTGATGTTTTTGGGCCTGGTGCTGCTGCTGCTCTCGGGCCGAATTCGCAAGATGATGCACAACATAGGCTAG
- a CDS encoding VTT domain-containing protein: MEFLSALSDMLQYIKPEYIIQSAGPYLLVVLAGIIFAETGLMVGFFLPGDSLLFLVGLYTATGLISVPLVVVLGVLMVAAIVGDQTGYIIGRKLGPALFRKPESRFFKPQYIARTKSFYDRHGGKAIILGRFVPIVRTFVPMIAGVANLEYRKFVSYNVIGGIVWIGSMTLLGYLPVALAGPRLAEQYIKPNVHYITLGIILVSAVPILTTYLSERRRSKAQKGA; the protein is encoded by the coding sequence ATGGAGTTTTTGTCTGCCCTCAGCGATATGCTGCAATACATCAAGCCGGAATACATCATTCAGTCGGCGGGGCCCTATCTGCTGGTAGTGCTAGCAGGCATCATCTTTGCCGAAACAGGCCTGATGGTGGGCTTTTTTCTACCCGGAGACAGCCTGCTGTTTCTGGTGGGCCTGTACACAGCCACGGGCTTGATTAGCGTTCCGCTGGTGGTGGTGCTGGGTGTGCTGATGGTGGCTGCCATTGTGGGCGACCAGACGGGCTACATCATTGGCCGCAAGCTGGGCCCGGCACTTTTCCGGAAGCCGGAGAGTCGTTTTTTCAAGCCGCAGTACATAGCACGCACCAAGTCCTTTTACGATCGGCACGGGGGCAAAGCCATCATTCTGGGCCGCTTTGTGCCCATTGTACGCACCTTTGTGCCCATGATAGCGGGGGTGGCCAACCTGGAGTATCGGAAGTTTGTGTCGTACAACGTAATAGGCGGCATTGTATGGATAGGCAGCATGACGCTGCTGGGCTACCTGCCGGTGGCGCTGGCCGGGCCGCGCCTGGCCGAGCAGTACATCAAGCCCAATGTGCACTACATTACGCTGGGCATTATCCTCGTCAGCGCGGTGCCCATCCTCACCACCTACCTGAGTGAGCGGCGGCGCAGCAAAGCCCAAAAAGGGGCATGA
- a CDS encoding YggS family pyridoxal phosphate-dependent enzyme, with the protein MSTIADRLQAVKASLAEACRAVGRLPEEVKLVAVSKTFPVSAAQAACAAGQMDFGENRVQEYLQKQPLLPAAHWHLIGPLQTNKVKYVVDTVHLIHSLDSERLASEIQKRAKRPVDCLIQINISGEGQKSGIPAEELPGLLRCLPQYPQVRVRGMMGIAELTEDTNRIRSQFARLRGLYDQLGRQTSEQVQMQHLSMGMSGDYALAIAEGATMVRIGSAIFGGRS; encoded by the coding sequence ATGAGCACAATTGCCGATCGGCTGCAGGCCGTAAAGGCCTCGCTGGCAGAAGCCTGTAGGGCGGTGGGCAGGCTACCCGAGGAGGTAAAACTGGTGGCGGTAAGCAAAACCTTCCCGGTATCGGCAGCGCAGGCAGCCTGTGCCGCCGGGCAGATGGACTTTGGCGAAAACCGTGTGCAAGAGTACCTGCAGAAGCAGCCCCTGCTGCCCGCAGCACACTGGCACCTGATAGGCCCACTACAGACAAACAAGGTGAAGTATGTGGTGGATACGGTGCACCTGATCCACAGCCTGGATAGCGAGCGGCTGGCGAGCGAGATACAGAAGCGAGCGAAGAGGCCCGTGGATTGCCTCATACAAATCAATATATCGGGCGAGGGACAGAAAAGCGGTATTCCGGCAGAAGAGCTACCTGGCCTCCTGCGCTGCCTGCCCCAGTATCCACAGGTGCGGGTGCGGGGAATGATGGGGATAGCAGAGCTGACGGAGGATACGAACCGGATCCGCAGCCAGTTTGCCCGACTAAGGGGGCTATACGACCAGCTGGGGAGGCAAACCAGCGAACAGGTGCAGATGCAGCACCTGAGCATGGGCATGAGCGGAGACTATGCCCTGGCCATTGCCGAGGGAGCCACGATGGTGCGCATTGGCTCGGCCATTTTCGGTGGCCGCAGCTAG